From the Methanobacterium sp. genome, one window contains:
- a CDS encoding ATP-binding protein: MPLLPLSIPQDLDKHFYNREKDIKKLKHYLNALNENISEQILVTGLRGVGKTYLLKKILKELPEDILVTYIDISKVYGNQRGKINEELIMHNLLNSMNDALRGDDEDILDRIYYSIKDFLVKARMKEYDFKEAGSILGITVPETKDNYEKLSHFVMEFPQKVVDKSEGEIKGFVIVIDEFQLLGELKNPSSFFWLIRSYTQDQDNVSYIFTGSISKTSDIVEMINGGNGAFGGRMIQVNVDPFTREETDGYLKERVSEINFTEDGLERFYECTRGVPAIINSFCNTLSSGEIYDAGKIKETFFEKMDQITVMWIRIWGTLNEKEKEIMISIAQNGPQSWSELEKSVEFSRMTFTKYLDILKNKGLVTFGQGSKYKIADRMLEGWIKHKKEIDGYYPP; this comes from the coding sequence ATGCCTCTTTTGCCTTTAAGTATTCCTCAGGATTTGGATAAACATTTTTATAATAGAGAAAAGGATATAAAGAAGCTGAAACATTATTTAAACGCTTTAAATGAAAATATATCTGAACAGATATTAGTCACCGGCTTAAGAGGTGTAGGAAAAACGTATCTTTTAAAAAAAATACTCAAAGAGCTGCCTGAAGATATACTGGTAACTTATATTGATATTTCCAAAGTATATGGAAATCAGAGGGGGAAAATCAATGAAGAATTGATAATGCATAATTTACTGAACTCCATGAATGATGCTTTAAGAGGAGATGACGAAGACATTTTAGATAGGATATATTATTCAATAAAAGATTTTTTAGTTAAAGCACGTATGAAAGAATATGATTTTAAAGAAGCTGGAAGTATACTGGGCATAACAGTACCTGAAACTAAGGATAACTATGAAAAATTAAGTCATTTCGTAATGGAATTTCCCCAAAAAGTAGTTGATAAATCAGAAGGAGAAATTAAAGGATTTGTTATTGTCATTGATGAATTTCAGCTTTTAGGAGAGTTAAAAAACCCAAGTTCATTCTTCTGGTTAATCAGGAGTTATACTCAAGACCAGGATAATGTCAGTTACATATTCACTGGCTCAATTTCTAAAACAAGCGATATTGTGGAGATGATAAACGGTGGAAACGGGGCTTTTGGCGGCCGGATGATACAGGTTAACGTCGATCCTTTCACAAGGGAAGAAACAGATGGTTATCTTAAAGAAAGGGTAAGCGAAATTAATTTTACAGAAGATGGGCTTGAACGTTTTTATGAGTGTACAAGGGGCGTGCCTGCGATTATAAACAGTTTTTGCAATACTTTATCTTCTGGAGAGATTTACGATGCCGGTAAAATCAAGGAAACGTTTTTTGAGAAGATGGACCAGATAACTGTAATGTGGATAAGGATATGGGGAACGCTTAACGAAAAAGAAAAAGAGATAATGATATCTATAGCTCAAAATGGGCCTCAAAGCTGGAGCGAGCTTGAAAAATCAGTGGAATTTTCCAGAATGACATTTACAAAATATCTGGATATTTTAAAGAATAAAGGACTGGTTACATTTGGGCAGGGGTCGAAATATAAAATAGCTGACCGTATGTTAGAGGGATGGATTAAACATAAGAAGGAAATTGATGGATATTATCCGCCATAG